The proteins below come from a single Dehalococcoidia bacterium genomic window:
- a CDS encoding HigA family addiction module antitoxin: protein MKAKKLTPIHPGEVLLEEFLNPMGISQYRLAKEINVPPRRINEIVHGVRAVTADTALRLSRYFGTSERFWLNLQTRYDIEKEKDRLGDALDKEVHALATAK from the coding sequence ATGAAGGCAAAAAAATTAACGCCCATCCATCCCGGCGAGGTCCTGCTGGAAGAATTCCTGAACCCGATGGGCATAAGCCAGTACCGGCTGGCCAAAGAGATAAACGTGCCGCCGCGCCGTATCAACGAGATCGTGCACGGCGTCAGGGCTGTCACGGCCGATACGGCATTGCGCCTGTCGCGCTACTTCGGCACATCCGAGCGGTTCTGGCTTAACCTGCAAACGCGCTACGACATCGAAAAGGAGAAAGACCGCCTCGGCGATGCGCTGGACAAAGAAGTCCATGCTCTGGCAACGGCAAAGTAG
- a CDS encoding ribbon-helix-helix protein, CopG family: MVKFTVTISLEMDAYIAIGELAERMRMSKSEVMEVAASEFIQNHKGRKPAESPEAEYEDLSDIEIESVETRSHSFGSKLLAS; the protein is encoded by the coding sequence ATGGTTAAATTCACAGTAACAATATCGCTGGAAATGGATGCCTACATAGCAATCGGAGAGCTTGCCGAAAGGATGAGGATGTCCAAGAGCGAGGTTATGGAAGTGGCGGCTAGTGAGTTCATACAGAATCACAAAGGCAGGAAGCCCGCCGAATCCCCGGAAGCGGAATACGAAGATCTATCCGATATTGAAATCGAATCCGTCGAAACCAGGTCTCACTCTTTCGGCAGCAAGCTATTAGCGAGCTGA